The Lasioglossum baleicum unplaced genomic scaffold, iyLasBale1 scaffold1306, whole genome shotgun sequence genome window below encodes:
- the LOC143220622 gene encoding histone-lysine N-methyltransferase SETMAR-like, whose translation MQAYLLAVHGIGFNRHRDISDMESQKMLLRHVTVHCFKKGNSTKDTADEIFTFFWNGSSTIKTVQNWFKIFGAGNFESKDEDRSSRPAATDTAIIKNVLTENPRYSVREIVDATNIPKTMVHRHLAEMGYAKRYEPGLHPKKAHLCIWRDWKDVVFYELLPQCDTINADKYCNKLDQLKTAIALKRPELANRRSVVFHHDNARPHVAVAGRQKLLQFDWDVPPHPPYSPELAPSDYYLFLSFQNSVRALPTGIGSKSLLDTLTTEKLTRCSNCPAL comes from the exons ATGCAGGCTTATCTCTTAGCCGTTCATGGCATCGGTTTCAATCGTCACAGAGATATTTCAGA TATGGAGAGCCAAAAGATGCTTTTGCGGCATGTTACGGTTCATTGCTTCAAAAAAGGCAATAGTACAAAGGACACTGCAGACGAGATTTTCACTTTTTTCTGGAATGGTTCCAGCACTATTAAGACCGTCCAAAATTGGTTTAAGATATTTGGAGCAGGAAATTTCGAGTCGAAAGATGAAGACCGCAGCAGCCGCCCAGCAGCGACTGATACGGCCATTATCAAGAATGTGCTCACTgaaaatccacgatacagtgtGCGTGAGATAGTGGATGCCACTAACATTCCCAAAACAATGGTACATAGACATTTAGCCGAAATGGGATATGCCAAACGATATGAA CCTGGTCTTCATCCGAAGAAGGCTCATCTGTGCATTTGGCGGGACTGGAAAGATGTAGTGTTCTACGAGCTCCTTCCTCAATGTGATACGATCAATGCTGACAaatattgcaacaaactggatcAACTGAAAACCGCCATAGCCTTaaaacggccagaattggcgAACCGACGAAGCGTAGTATTCCATCACGACAACGCAAGACCGCATGTTGCGGTAGCCGGAAGGcaaaaattattacaatttGACTGGGACGTTCCACCTCATCCCCCATACTCCCCAgagcttgctccatccgattacTACTTGTTCCTTTCGTTTCAAAATTCTGTCCGTG cgttaccaactggtatagggtcaaagtCCTTACTGGATACCTTAACcaccgagaaattaacccgctgcagcaactgTCCTGCTTTGTGA